The Actinocatenispora sera genome has a window encoding:
- a CDS encoding sensor histidine kinase, producing the protein MSTLRDLVEEYTDLAPADIEHLHRLAGDWQLLSDLSFADLLLWVPTAHGRFRCVAQVRPTTAPTAYQDDQVGREAGAPDFAHLGIARDERRIWREGDPVWYGDTPARHEAIPVRRIGSDEIIAVVGRDTNLSDARTPGKLELNYLGLADDLALMLTQGTFPPTHHPGETTSAPRIGDGLVRLDEHGKAVYASPNAQSAYRRMGLPGDLIGEDLAALTGRLADDPLEGSEATERILTALDGQGPARKEIDARGASVLMRALPLLPEGTPAGALVLVRDVTEVRRRDRALLTKDATIREIHHRVKNNLQTVAALLRLQARRSVPQARAALEESVRRVASIALVHETLSFTSDEAVEFDTIVDRVASMAGEVAAAESKVVFRREGSFGVLPAEVATPLVMVLNELLQNAAEHAYPAGESGEVVVSARRRRRQVDVTVCDAGAGLPDGFVLDASDRLGLQIVRTLVTGELRGTIELRPRTPGPGTEAALAIPLPRR; encoded by the coding sequence GTGTCGACACTGCGAGACCTGGTCGAGGAGTACACCGACCTCGCCCCGGCGGACATCGAGCACCTGCACCGGTTGGCCGGTGACTGGCAGCTGCTGTCCGATCTGTCCTTCGCCGACCTGCTGCTGTGGGTACCGACCGCACACGGCCGGTTCCGTTGCGTGGCGCAGGTGCGGCCGACGACCGCGCCCACCGCGTACCAGGACGACCAGGTGGGGCGGGAGGCCGGTGCGCCCGACTTCGCGCACCTGGGCATCGCCCGCGACGAGCGGCGGATCTGGCGCGAGGGCGACCCGGTCTGGTACGGCGACACGCCGGCCCGGCACGAGGCGATCCCGGTGCGCCGGATCGGCTCGGACGAGATCATCGCGGTGGTCGGGCGCGACACCAACCTGTCCGACGCCCGTACCCCCGGCAAGCTGGAACTCAACTACCTCGGGCTGGCCGACGACCTGGCGCTGATGCTGACCCAGGGCACCTTCCCGCCCACCCACCATCCCGGCGAGACCACCTCGGCGCCGCGGATCGGCGACGGGCTGGTCCGCCTCGACGAGCACGGCAAGGCGGTGTACGCCAGCCCGAACGCGCAGTCCGCCTACCGCCGGATGGGGCTGCCGGGTGACCTGATCGGCGAGGACCTGGCGGCGCTCACCGGCCGGCTCGCCGACGACCCGCTGGAGGGCAGCGAGGCCACCGAACGCATCCTGACCGCGCTCGACGGCCAGGGCCCGGCGCGCAAGGAGATCGACGCGCGGGGCGCGAGCGTGCTGATGCGGGCGCTGCCGCTGCTGCCCGAGGGCACCCCGGCCGGCGCGCTGGTACTGGTCCGCGACGTCACCGAGGTACGCCGGCGGGACCGGGCGCTGCTGACCAAGGACGCCACCATCCGCGAGATCCACCACCGGGTGAAGAACAACCTGCAGACCGTCGCCGCGCTGCTCCGGTTGCAGGCCAGGCGATCCGTGCCGCAGGCGCGCGCCGCGCTGGAGGAGTCGGTACGCCGGGTCGCCTCGATCGCGCTGGTGCACGAGACGCTGTCGTTCACCTCCGACGAGGCGGTCGAGTTCGACACCATCGTCGACCGGGTCGCCTCGATGGCCGGCGAGGTCGCCGCGGCCGAGTCCAAGGTGGTGTTCCGTCGCGAGGGCAGCTTCGGGGTACTGCCCGCCGAGGTGGCCACCCCGCTGGTGATGGTGCTCAACGAGCTGCTGCAGAACGCGGCCGAGCACGCCTACCCGGCGGGCGAGTCGGGCGAGGTGGTGGTGTCCGCGCGGCGCCGCCGCCGGCAGGTCGACGTGACGGTCTGCGACGCCGGCGCCGGGCTGCCGGACGGGTTCGTCCTGGACGCGAGCGACCGGCTCGGCCTGCAGATCGTCCGTACCCTGGTCACCGGCGAGCTGCGCGGCACCATCGAGCTGCGCCCGCGCACCCCCGGCCCCGGCACCGAGGCGGCGCTCGCCATCCCGCTGCCCCGCCGCTGA
- a CDS encoding dihydrofolate reductase family protein gives MGIVRSNLSVSVDGYVAGPDQSLDEPLGVGGERLHEWMFATQRWHSMQGDDGGEPGPDSEMVARMHRGVGAFVMGRNMFSAGRGDWDPDWRGWWGADPPYHAPVFVATHHPREPLPMAGGTTFHFVTDGVEAAVAAARRAAGDSDVLVAGGASTVNQALAAGLLDELFLHVSPVVLGSGERLFAGVGDPRLTPVEVVGSPTVTHVRYRVRR, from the coding sequence ATGGGGATCGTGAGAAGCAACCTGTCCGTCTCGGTCGACGGCTACGTCGCCGGCCCCGACCAGAGCCTCGACGAGCCGCTCGGGGTGGGCGGCGAACGGCTGCACGAATGGATGTTCGCCACCCAACGCTGGCACTCGATGCAGGGCGACGACGGCGGGGAACCGGGCCCGGACAGCGAGATGGTGGCGCGCATGCACCGCGGGGTCGGGGCGTTCGTGATGGGCCGCAACATGTTCTCGGCCGGGCGCGGCGACTGGGACCCGGACTGGCGGGGCTGGTGGGGTGCGGATCCGCCGTATCACGCGCCGGTGTTCGTGGCGACCCACCACCCGCGCGAACCGTTGCCGATGGCCGGCGGTACCACGTTCCACTTCGTCACCGACGGTGTCGAGGCGGCAGTGGCCGCGGCCCGGCGGGCCGCCGGGGACTCCGACGTGCTGGTCGCGGGCGGCGCGAGCACCGTGAACCAGGCCCTCGCCGCCGGCCTGCTGGACGAGCTGTTCCTGCACGTCAGCCCGGTGGTACTGGGATCGGGCGAGCGGCTTTTCGCCGGCGTCGGCGACCCGCGGCTGACGCCGGTGGAGGTCGTCGGCTCCCCCACCGTCACGCACGTCCGCTACCGCGTGCGGCGCTGA
- a CDS encoding aldo/keto reductase, with protein sequence MRYRRFGPTGLRVSELVLGAMTFGEQGGVGASPEECRRILDAYADAGGNMIDTAINYRGGASEQIVGELLAGRRDRFVLATKYTVTRDATDPNGGGNHRKNLRLSLETSLRRLRTDHVDVYWVHLWDRHTPVEETMRALDDAVTAGTVLYVGISDAPAWVVARANTLAQWRGWTGFAGLQVPYSLLQRDAERELLPMAAAFGMAVTAWSPLGGGVLSGKYASAGAPGPTRLDPGSIDPHDRAIARVVQAVADEIGATAAQVALAWTRVRSPAVLPMIGARTVAQLVDNLGCLEVSLEPEQVRRLEAATGFAPGFPTEFIEQTTPWVLGAAAI encoded by the coding sequence GTGAGGTACCGCAGGTTCGGCCCGACCGGGCTGCGCGTGTCGGAGCTCGTCCTGGGCGCGATGACGTTCGGCGAGCAGGGCGGGGTCGGTGCCTCGCCGGAGGAGTGCCGCCGGATCCTCGACGCGTACGCCGACGCGGGCGGCAACATGATCGACACCGCGATCAACTACCGGGGCGGTGCCAGCGAGCAGATCGTCGGCGAGCTGCTGGCCGGGCGCCGGGACCGGTTCGTGCTGGCCACGAAGTACACCGTCACCCGGGATGCGACCGACCCCAACGGCGGCGGCAACCACCGCAAGAACCTGCGGCTGTCGCTGGAGACCAGCCTGCGCCGGCTGCGTACCGACCATGTCGACGTCTACTGGGTGCACCTGTGGGACCGGCACACCCCGGTCGAGGAGACCATGCGGGCACTGGACGACGCGGTGACCGCCGGCACGGTGCTCTACGTCGGCATCTCCGACGCGCCGGCCTGGGTGGTGGCTCGGGCGAACACCCTGGCACAGTGGCGCGGCTGGACCGGCTTCGCCGGCCTGCAGGTGCCGTACAGCCTGCTGCAACGCGACGCCGAACGCGAGCTGCTGCCGATGGCGGCGGCGTTCGGGATGGCGGTGACCGCCTGGAGTCCGCTGGGCGGTGGCGTGCTTTCCGGCAAGTACGCCTCGGCGGGTGCACCGGGGCCGACCCGCCTCGACCCCGGCTCGATCGATCCGCACGACCGGGCGATCGCGCGGGTGGTGCAGGCGGTGGCCGACGAGATCGGAGCGACCGCGGCACAGGTCGCGCTGGCCTGGACCCGGGTACGGTCGCCGGCGGTGCTGCCGATGATCGGCGCCCGCACCGTGGCCCAGCTGGTGGACAACCTCGGCTGCCTCGAGGTCTCGCTCGAACCCGAGCAGGTGCGGCGGCTGGAGGCGGCGACCGGGTTCGCACCCGGATTCCCCACCGAGTTCATCGAGCAGACCACGCCCTGGGTGCTCGGCGCGGCCGCGATCTGA
- a CDS encoding VOC family protein translates to MTTQLAVHLVVDDPQAAAEWYAAALGARETSRVNLPDGRPLTVELRLGDTVLAVAGEVPAAGMRTPAALGGTPAAFHLPVPDTDAAWQRALAAGATEFEAPHDAFWGDRTAQFLDPSGHRWALDQHLRDVPAEELAAHVAAMFG, encoded by the coding sequence ATGACAACACAACTGGCCGTGCACCTGGTGGTCGACGATCCGCAGGCCGCAGCCGAGTGGTACGCCGCGGCGCTCGGCGCGCGCGAGACGAGCCGGGTCAACCTGCCCGACGGCCGGCCGCTCACCGTGGAACTTCGACTCGGCGACACCGTGCTCGCCGTCGCGGGCGAGGTACCGGCCGCCGGCATGCGCACGCCGGCCGCGCTCGGCGGTACCCCGGCCGCGTTCCACCTTCCGGTGCCCGACACCGACGCCGCGTGGCAGCGCGCGCTCGCCGCGGGCGCGACCGAGTTCGAGGCGCCGCACGACGCGTTCTGGGGCGACCGCACCGCGCAGTTCCTCGACCCGTCCGGGCATCGCTGGGCCCTCGACCAGCACCTCCGGGACGTACCGGCGGAGGAGCTCGCCGCGCACGTGGCGGCGATGTTCGGGTGA
- a CDS encoding TetR/AcrR family transcriptional regulator, with the protein MTARRDDPAASAPELRERVLDALRDLLQERTFESLSVAEIIAAARVSRASFYFYFAGKQAALAELVRRAVGAGHQAAQPWTRSAPPAPGSLPAPAPASPGATASAGAGASPGGPASAGGAESAGGAASAGGAESAGGAASAGGESAGGGEPAGAAVDPDAALRAGIEAGATLWLDNAGVLRAIVENWGSDQQLRQLWLDQMATFTAATTARIQADPEAMRRLDGVDVAAVAASLTWLGERLYYLAACGVPPFDDRAVLVDTLHHVWTSTLHPAAVAGTRDSETDPRYT; encoded by the coding sequence GTGACCGCCCGACGCGACGACCCCGCTGCCAGCGCGCCCGAGCTCCGCGAACGCGTCCTCGACGCGCTCCGTGACCTGCTGCAGGAGCGCACCTTCGAGTCGCTCAGCGTGGCCGAGATCATCGCCGCGGCCCGGGTGTCCCGGGCGAGCTTCTACTTCTACTTCGCCGGCAAGCAGGCGGCCCTCGCCGAACTCGTGCGCCGCGCGGTCGGCGCCGGCCACCAGGCCGCGCAACCCTGGACGCGGTCCGCTCCACCCGCTCCCGGATCGCTGCCGGCCCCGGCCCCGGCCTCGCCTGGCGCCACGGCGTCGGCTGGTGCCGGGGCATCGCCGGGCGGCCCGGCATCGGCCGGCGGCGCCGAATCGGCGGGCGGTGCGGCATCGGCCGGCGGCGCCGAATCGGCGGGCGGTGCGGCATCGGCCGGCGGCGAATCGGCGGGCGGCGGGGAGCCGGCGGGCGCGGCGGTCGACCCGGATGCGGCGCTGCGCGCCGGAATCGAAGCCGGGGCGACACTGTGGCTCGACAACGCCGGCGTGCTGCGCGCCATCGTCGAGAACTGGGGCTCCGACCAGCAGCTTCGGCAGCTGTGGCTGGACCAGATGGCGACGTTCACCGCCGCGACGACGGCACGGATCCAGGCGGATCCGGAGGCGATGCGCCGGCTCGACGGCGTCGACGTGGCGGCCGTCGCCGCCTCGCTCACCTGGCTGGGCGAGCGGCTGTACTACCTGGCCGCGTGCGGAGTGCCACCGTTCGACGACCGTGCGGTGCTGGTCGACACGCTGCACCACGTCTGGACCTCGACGCTGCACCCGGCCGCTGTGGCCGGCACGCGGGACTCCGAAACAGACCCTAGGTATACCTAG
- a CDS encoding ATP-binding protein: MMVGRDGELRRLVQLAEAGRPAVAVIAGEPGIGKTRLVAELTLGLPTDTKVLIGHAEPGSLSRPYEVLLDAIDGRPGVSEAVLDELTDPHRSPVQRLHSGLSLLADQIGNAPAVIVFEDLHWADSESAALFERLADHEGPRLLIGTYRPDEVSGRQPIGALLARMERRHTLTHLRLGRLTEADTAAYVASALGSPAPYRTIAALHHRTGGNPFFLEELLRSAPDDIESLGDAPLPWSLAEALRRQVESLPADIRHLVEAAAVLGYRIPFDLLAAVTATGEDELIAALRELVGSGVLVESGEDEFSFRHALVRESITGAMLARQRRRMHEAALEVLLRDDDADPALIAHHAAAAGRYDDVVAAARRGAPLYLSIGSAYQALQLAEAGLDEVPDDVELLCYAARAAWLANLLDDAVRYARCWRDRATDVSDRIDALHLLIRVAFDADEPAELSTAAHQVERLVAGLAPGPEAARAMTALAQGMALLGDVGATVDWADRAIALADEFDLPRIRLAALVEKGVAMTERPDSAPAGWAILSDLVDEAERCDEWVLAARALNHMIQDLPPSLPSDHGDLLERMRVDAERAGFEQMAVAAYYSGRARLAVREGDLAAAIEALEAGRRLNRGYRRRGRRADYHGHFLTGLYLEAGRLDDAAAVLDELRAQPQPVATAIPGLALHLAARRGAPEVGAWLDEFLVALAKQSWRDGEQAHDLISAALAADLPLARLDQLRAELIGPESWDQHRRLVDAQLDEAHRRFAEALPGYQAVADEPLLMPAVGGTAHLGAARCLLALGRTDEACRHAEAAGSKLASWGGWRVAELTAVRAELGLAGPAAAAAGERGDGLTRREREVARLLAAGLTNAELAGMLHISPKTAAVHVSNILRKLAVSSRTEVAARLGGSGD, encoded by the coding sequence ATGATGGTCGGACGCGACGGCGAGCTGCGCCGGCTGGTGCAGCTCGCCGAAGCCGGCCGGCCCGCCGTCGCGGTCATCGCCGGGGAACCCGGCATCGGCAAGACCCGGTTGGTGGCCGAGCTGACCCTCGGCCTGCCGACCGACACCAAGGTCCTCATCGGGCATGCCGAGCCCGGCTCGCTCTCCCGGCCGTACGAGGTGCTGCTCGACGCGATCGACGGGCGCCCCGGCGTGTCCGAGGCGGTGCTGGACGAGTTGACCGATCCGCACCGCAGCCCCGTGCAGCGACTGCACTCGGGCCTGTCGCTGCTGGCCGACCAGATCGGCAACGCGCCCGCGGTGATCGTCTTCGAGGACCTGCACTGGGCCGACTCGGAGAGCGCCGCGCTGTTCGAACGGCTCGCCGATCACGAAGGGCCGCGGCTGCTGATCGGCACGTACCGTCCCGACGAGGTGTCCGGCCGGCAGCCGATCGGCGCCCTGCTGGCCCGGATGGAGCGCCGGCACACCCTCACCCACCTGCGGCTCGGCCGGCTCACCGAGGCCGACACCGCCGCGTACGTCGCGTCCGCGCTCGGCAGCCCCGCCCCGTACCGGACCATCGCCGCCCTGCACCACCGCACCGGCGGCAACCCGTTCTTCCTGGAAGAGTTGCTGCGGTCGGCGCCCGACGACATCGAGTCGCTCGGTGACGCACCGCTGCCGTGGAGCCTCGCCGAGGCGTTGCGCCGGCAGGTCGAGTCGCTCCCCGCCGACATCCGGCACCTGGTCGAGGCCGCCGCCGTGCTCGGCTACCGGATCCCGTTCGACCTGCTCGCCGCCGTCACCGCGACCGGCGAGGACGAGCTGATCGCCGCGCTGCGCGAGCTTGTCGGCTCCGGGGTGCTGGTCGAGTCCGGCGAGGACGAGTTCAGCTTCCGGCATGCGCTGGTGCGCGAGTCGATCACCGGCGCCATGCTCGCCCGGCAGCGCCGCCGGATGCACGAGGCGGCGCTGGAGGTGCTGCTTCGAGACGACGACGCGGACCCCGCGCTGATCGCGCACCATGCCGCCGCCGCCGGCCGGTACGACGACGTGGTCGCCGCGGCCCGTCGCGGCGCCCCGCTCTACCTGTCGATCGGCTCCGCCTACCAGGCGTTGCAGCTGGCCGAGGCCGGCCTCGACGAGGTACCCGACGACGTCGAACTGCTGTGCTACGCCGCCCGGGCCGCGTGGCTGGCGAACCTGCTGGACGACGCCGTGCGGTACGCCCGGTGCTGGCGGGACCGCGCCACCGACGTCAGCGACCGCATCGACGCGCTGCACCTGCTGATCCGGGTGGCGTTCGACGCCGACGAGCCGGCCGAGCTGAGCACCGCCGCGCATCAGGTCGAGCGGCTGGTGGCCGGCCTCGCCCCCGGCCCGGAGGCGGCCCGCGCGATGACCGCGCTGGCCCAGGGGATGGCGCTGCTCGGCGACGTCGGCGCCACGGTCGACTGGGCCGACCGGGCGATCGCGCTCGCCGACGAGTTCGACCTGCCCAGGATCCGGCTGGCCGCGCTGGTGGAGAAGGGCGTGGCGATGACCGAACGGCCCGACAGCGCACCGGCCGGCTGGGCGATCCTGTCCGACCTGGTGGACGAGGCCGAGCGGTGCGACGAGTGGGTGCTGGCGGCCCGCGCGCTCAACCACATGATCCAGGATCTGCCGCCGTCGTTGCCCTCCGACCACGGCGACCTGCTGGAGCGGATGCGGGTCGACGCCGAGCGTGCCGGGTTCGAGCAGATGGCGGTGGCCGCGTACTACTCGGGTCGGGCCCGGCTCGCCGTCCGCGAGGGTGACCTGGCCGCGGCGATCGAGGCGCTGGAGGCCGGCCGACGGCTGAACCGCGGGTACCGGCGGCGCGGTCGGCGCGCCGACTACCACGGTCACTTCCTCACCGGCCTCTACCTGGAGGCGGGCCGGTTGGACGACGCCGCGGCGGTGCTCGACGAGCTACGCGCGCAGCCACAGCCGGTCGCCACCGCGATTCCCGGTCTCGCCCTGCACCTGGCCGCGCGGCGGGGCGCCCCGGAGGTCGGAGCCTGGCTGGACGAGTTCCTGGTGGCGCTGGCGAAACAGTCCTGGCGGGACGGCGAGCAGGCGCACGACCTGATCTCGGCCGCGCTGGCCGCGGACCTGCCGCTGGCCCGGCTGGACCAGCTGCGGGCCGAACTGATCGGACCGGAGTCCTGGGATCAGCACCGGCGGCTGGTGGATGCGCAGCTCGACGAGGCGCACCGGCGCTTCGCCGAGGCGCTGCCCGGCTACCAGGCGGTGGCCGACGAGCCGCTGCTGATGCCCGCGGTCGGCGGCACCGCGCATCTCGGCGCAGCCCGCTGCCTGCTCGCGTTGGGCCGCACCGACGAGGCGTGCCGGCACGCGGAGGCGGCCGGGTCGAAGCTGGCGAGCTGGGGCGGCTGGCGGGTCGCCGAACTCACCGCGGTACGGGCGGAGCTCGGCCTGGCCGGCCCCGCGGCAGCGGCGGCGGGCGAGCGCGGCGACGGGTTGACCCGTCGCGAGCGCGAGGTGGCGCGGCTGCTCGCGGCCGGCCTGACCAACGCCGAGCTGGCCGGCATGCTGCACATCTCGCCGAAGACCGCGGCCGTGCACGTGTCGAACATCCTGCGCAAGCTGGCGGTGTCCTCGCGCACCGAGGTCGCGGCCCGGCTCGGGGGCTCCGGTGACTGA
- a CDS encoding nitrite/sulfite reductase, producing the protein MPASTSTSTAPAAPGAAHPTRTARPARPKGQGQWANGHREPLNGNEQQKKDDDGLNVRVRIENIYAHRGFDSIDPADKRGRFRWWGLYTQRRPGIDGGRTAVLEPEELEDRYFMLRVRVDSGQLDLDQLRTIASISTEFGRDTADLTDRQNIQLHWVEIENVPEIWRRLEAVGLSTTEACGDVPRVILGSPVAGVAADEVLDATPAIREITDRYLGSQEFSNLPRKYKTTVSWLPDTPYEANDIAFLGVEHPEYGPGFDVWVGGGLSTNPMLAKRLGVWVPLADVPRVWWGVTSIFRDYGYRRLRARARMKFLVADWGVAKFREVLETEYLKRPLADGPAPERTAPIDHVGVHRQADGNFYVGVSPSVGRVSGTLLGQLADVAAAHGSGRVRTTPYQKLLVLDVPESEVDSLVAELAGIGLSATPSHWQRSALACTGIEFCKLAIVETKQLTADLIAELERRVPELDVPITVHVNGCPNACARTQVADIGLKGQLVLDAEGRQVGGFQVHLGGGLGLDAGFGRKLRGLKVTATELPDYVERLARRYLSDRKPDERFAQWVVRADEEDLA; encoded by the coding sequence ATGCCGGCCAGCACCTCCACCAGTACCGCCCCCGCCGCGCCGGGCGCCGCCCACCCGACCCGTACCGCCAGGCCGGCCCGGCCGAAGGGGCAGGGCCAGTGGGCCAACGGGCACCGGGAGCCGCTCAACGGCAACGAACAGCAGAAGAAGGACGACGACGGGCTGAACGTCCGGGTCCGGATCGAGAACATCTACGCGCACCGCGGCTTCGACTCGATCGACCCCGCCGACAAGCGCGGCCGGTTCCGCTGGTGGGGGCTCTACACCCAGCGCAGGCCCGGCATCGACGGTGGCCGCACCGCGGTGCTCGAGCCCGAGGAGCTGGAGGACCGGTACTTCATGCTGCGGGTGCGGGTCGACTCCGGCCAGCTCGACCTGGACCAGCTGCGCACCATCGCGTCGATCTCGACCGAGTTCGGCCGCGACACCGCCGATCTGACCGACCGGCAGAACATCCAGTTGCACTGGGTGGAGATCGAGAACGTACCGGAGATCTGGCGCCGGCTGGAGGCCGTCGGGCTGTCCACCACCGAGGCGTGCGGGGACGTACCGCGGGTCATCCTGGGCAGCCCGGTCGCCGGGGTCGCCGCGGACGAGGTCCTCGACGCCACCCCGGCGATCCGCGAGATCACCGACCGGTACCTGGGCAGCCAGGAGTTCTCCAACCTGCCCCGCAAGTACAAGACGACGGTGTCCTGGCTTCCCGACACCCCGTACGAGGCGAACGACATCGCGTTCCTCGGCGTCGAGCACCCCGAGTACGGGCCGGGCTTCGACGTGTGGGTCGGTGGCGGGCTGTCCACCAACCCGATGCTCGCCAAGCGGCTCGGCGTCTGGGTACCGCTGGCCGATGTGCCGCGCGTCTGGTGGGGCGTGACGAGCATCTTCCGCGACTACGGGTACCGCCGGCTGCGGGCCCGAGCCCGGATGAAGTTCCTGGTGGCCGACTGGGGCGTGGCGAAGTTCCGCGAGGTGCTGGAGACCGAGTACCTGAAGCGGCCGCTCGCCGACGGACCGGCACCGGAGCGCACCGCACCGATCGACCACGTCGGGGTACACCGGCAGGCCGACGGCAACTTCTACGTCGGGGTGTCGCCTTCCGTGGGCCGGGTGTCCGGCACGCTGCTCGGCCAGCTCGCCGACGTGGCCGCCGCGCACGGGTCGGGCCGGGTGCGCACCACTCCGTACCAGAAGCTGCTGGTGCTGGACGTGCCGGAGTCCGAAGTGGACTCGCTGGTGGCGGAGCTGGCCGGCATCGGCCTGTCGGCGACCCCGTCGCACTGGCAGCGCTCCGCGCTGGCCTGCACCGGCATCGAGTTCTGCAAGCTCGCGATCGTGGAGACCAAACAGCTGACCGCCGACCTGATCGCGGAGCTGGAGCGGCGGGTACCGGAGCTCGACGTACCGATCACCGTGCACGTCAACGGGTGCCCGAACGCCTGCGCCCGTACCCAGGTGGCCGACATCGGCCTGAAGGGCCAGCTGGTGCTCGACGCCGAGGGCCGGCAGGTGGGCGGCTTCCAGGTACATCTCGGCGGCGGACTCGGCCTGGACGCCGGGTTCGGCCGCAAGCTGCGCGGCCTGAAGGTGACCGCCACCGAGCTGCCCGACTACGTGGAGCGGCTGGCCCGTCGCTACCTGTCCGACCGCAAGCCGGACGAACGGTTCGCCCAGTGGGTGGTTCGCGCCGACGAGGAGGATCTAGCATGA
- a CDS encoding phosphoadenylyl-sulfate reductase, protein MSGRDPAALREVALRAGRDLEGAPAEEIVAWAAEEFGDRFCVTSSFADAVLAHVVSRVKPGVDVVFLDTGLHFTETLDVRDRVARDMAVNVRSIRPSLTVGRQDAEYGPRLFERDPDSCCGLRKVEPLAEALEPYDAWATGLRRDESPTRADTKVVDYDANRNMVKVAPIAAWTQSDVDAYIARHQVPVNDLIRQGYASVGCWPCTRRTAPGEDPRAGRWPLFDKVECGIHS, encoded by the coding sequence GTGAGCGGCCGGGATCCGGCGGCGCTGCGCGAGGTGGCGCTGCGGGCGGGGCGGGACCTGGAGGGTGCGCCGGCCGAGGAGATCGTGGCCTGGGCCGCCGAGGAGTTCGGCGACCGGTTCTGCGTGACGTCCTCGTTCGCCGACGCGGTGCTGGCGCACGTGGTGTCCCGGGTCAAGCCGGGCGTCGACGTGGTGTTCCTGGACACCGGGCTGCACTTCACCGAGACGCTGGACGTACGGGACCGGGTGGCGCGGGACATGGCGGTCAACGTCCGTTCGATCCGGCCGTCGCTGACGGTCGGGCGGCAGGACGCCGAGTACGGGCCGCGACTGTTCGAGCGCGACCCCGACTCGTGCTGCGGGCTGCGCAAGGTGGAGCCGCTCGCCGAGGCGCTGGAGCCGTACGACGCGTGGGCGACCGGGCTGCGCCGCGACGAGTCGCCGACCCGGGCCGACACGAAGGTGGTCGACTACGACGCGAACCGCAACATGGTCAAGGTGGCGCCGATCGCGGCCTGGACACAGTCCGATGTGGACGCCTACATCGCCCGGCACCAGGTTCCGGTCAACGACCTGATCCGGCAGGGGTACGCGTCGGTCGGCTGCTGGCCGTGCACCCGCCGTACCGCGCCGGGGGAGGACCCGCGGGCCGGCCGCTGGCCGCTGTTCGACAAGGTCGAGTGCGGGATCCACTCGTGA
- a CDS encoding sirohydrochlorin chelatase: MRDPLVTLPFPGDRRGTALLLVAHGSRDPRSGAAIEALAARVAAARPGMRVAAASLEHRGRRPVPVARELAAAGVTGIVAVPLLLTDAYHSTVDVPAVTAEIRATLPRLPVARTGVLGPDELLSAALAVRLAELGMSGVDGLVLAAAGTSDRAARQGIAEVAAGFAARRGVPGTVAFAAGAGPDVPTAVARLRSTGARRIAVLSYFLAPGRLHDRIVAGARGCGVPVSAPFADTGPVAELVLRRADRAWDSVARQQPALSVPVY, from the coding sequence GTGCGGGATCCACTCGTGACGCTGCCGTTTCCTGGCGACCGCCGGGGCACCGCGCTGTTGCTGGTGGCGCACGGGAGCCGGGATCCGCGCTCCGGCGCGGCGATCGAGGCGTTGGCGGCGCGGGTCGCGGCGGCCCGGCCCGGGATGCGGGTGGCCGCCGCGTCGCTGGAACATCGCGGTCGCCGACCCGTACCGGTCGCGCGGGAGCTGGCCGCCGCCGGTGTCACCGGCATCGTGGCGGTACCGCTGCTGCTGACCGACGCGTACCACTCGACGGTCGACGTGCCCGCGGTCACCGCCGAGATCCGCGCCACGCTGCCGCGGCTGCCGGTCGCCCGTACCGGTGTGCTCGGCCCGGACGAGTTGCTGTCGGCCGCGCTGGCCGTCCGGCTCGCCGAGCTCGGGATGTCCGGTGTGGACGGACTGGTCCTGGCCGCGGCCGGTACCAGTGATCGGGCGGCGCGGCAGGGCATCGCCGAGGTCGCGGCGGGATTCGCGGCACGCCGCGGTGTCCCCGGTACGGTCGCGTTCGCGGCCGGGGCCGGCCCGGACGTTCCGACGGCGGTGGCCCGGCTGCGGTCGACCGGCGCGCGCCGGATCGCGGTGCTGTCGTACTTCCTTGCCCCGGGCCGGTTGCACGACCGCATCGTGGCCGGTGCGCGGGGTTGCGGCGTGCCGGTGAGCGCGCCGTTCGCGGACACCGGGCCGGTCGCCGAGCTCGTCCTGCGCCGGGCCGACCGGGCCTGGGATTCCGTTGCCCGGCAGCAGCCTGCGCTGTCGGTGCCGGTCTACTGA
- a CDS encoding WhiB family transcriptional regulator translates to MDWRHRAVCRDEDPELFFPIGTSGPAVLQVEQAKAVCRRCPVSEACLQWALESGQDAGVWGGMSEDERRSLKRRRSLHVQARTA, encoded by the coding sequence ATGGACTGGCGCCATCGTGCCGTCTGCCGCGACGAGGACCCGGAGCTGTTCTTCCCGATCGGCACCTCCGGTCCGGCCGTGCTGCAGGTTGAGCAGGCCAAGGCGGTCTGCCGGCGTTGCCCGGTCTCCGAAGCCTGCCTGCAGTGGGCTCTGGAGTCCGGCCAGGATGCTGGTGTGTGGGGCGGAATGAGCGAAGACGAGCGACGCTCGCTGAAGCGCCGTCGCAGTCTGCACGTGCAGGCTCGGACCGCCTGA